The following proteins are encoded in a genomic region of Bicyclus anynana chromosome 12, ilBicAnyn1.1, whole genome shotgun sequence:
- the LOC128198602 gene encoding uncharacterized protein LOC128198602, which produces MEALYRVQSNLINNIEKAQVNFKKSPKTRLTETYVEARNSKIDEVQKLHYLKTHISGEAEQLLRHIPVTSQNYQMCWDQLDRRYNNKRYLADGILKRFMSQRNVTTESASSLKELLDTSNECLCALDNLGINTEHWNVIVIYILCLKLDTESRKLWEVRLSDSSEDIPTFKNFKEFLEQRFRSLEFLENKNSKGSRSHTVKNLHVVNNKIQSCGFCQDNHKLANCKKFAQESVESRREFVKNQRLCFGCLHSNHSVFACRLPIKCKICNKRHHSLLHPTGAETREGHLKSQALAQSSSTVEPKEVKLSNIVTCFSNIHCQVLLATALVKVQVRNNYSIIVRALLDQGSQASFITEATVQLLKLNKIYTESNVIGLGGDQQGSVVSKAVVLLKLQSLQDPSYNITVKAHVLKRLTSFLPEKQVVLQAWEELSKLKLADPLFHTPNKIDILLGADVYGQVLINGILKGPPGYPMAQNTTLGWIVSGQVGNSNISSSQTCCTSIISMHTEISERDLLQKFWEIEAEPKENKKRLLTEEEIKCEEMFKNTTKRDENGRYIVKLPFKSSNPPCKYGNSKEIALKRFDMLEKRLSKNKKLQKEYSNVIQDYLDLGHLEVVPNNEEDEPEAVYLPHHCVIREEKDTTKVRVVYDASCRDKNGESLNSNLMIGPTLQDDLRTLIMRWRGNPICLVADIEKMYRQVKVSKEDVNFQRIWWRDITNPESVIKSYRLLTVTFGTASAPYLAVRTLQQLARDEGSNFPAASEIILQDFYMDDLLSGCQNIEEGKQLHQEIKEILRKGGFILKKWSSNNDELLKGMREKGIEELEIKTDSIFKILGLTWDRISDSFQYSVQLPESSGPVTKRKVISEISRLFDPLGWLAPSIIIAKILIQKIWLSGIEWDQELTPCLLKEWNSYRNELTEFMKFIIPRWIHTSKGDTCVQLHGFSDASNKAYSAVIYVRVIDEHKNVHVALVTSKTKVAPIKQVSIPRLELCGAVLLAKLLKEVSEVLNTPRENIKAWTDSTVVLAWLSSHPGRWKTFIANRVSEIITHFDRSCWGHVQSKDNPADCASRGVKPSELKDLRLWKEGPMWLQNKEILLDNNKSYETTIEEKAKPVHHAVVRDHENMLLRFGTLRRLVRVIALCRRWLPQKQIQKTKWLRAEEINEALLICIRQMQVQYFGKEIEDLKKEGKINRKSKLTSLTPYLDNSGILKVGGRLENAEIEEYQKHPIIFPAKAHLTDLIIADAHDKTLHGGMQVMVNYLRLKYWILDVKNRVKFYIRKCVQCVRYAAQKREQLMGQLPKARVTVNRPFYESGLDYAGPVYLRTSKGRGHKSYKGYICLFICMATRAIHLEAVTDLTSQGFLAAYKRFVGRRGICKTLYSDNASNFVGASKELKNLLAEEKSTVAIEIADWLSTNGTSWQFIPPHAPNFGGLWEAGIKSTKNHLKRTIGNATLTYEEMVTVLAQVEACLNSRPISQLSDDPKNPFPLTPGHFLIGEPLILAPDTNYENSNVTSLKRWQFTQRLVQHFWRRWSQEYLTQFMHRYKWSKVTPEPNIGDVVLVMENDLPPSRWLYGRILEKHPGQDNLTRVVTLKCKDSVFKRPVSKLCILPVTV; this is translated from the exons ATGGAGGCTCTCTACAGAGTGCAatccaatttaattaacaatatcGAAAAAGCTCAAGTGAACTTTAAAAAGAGTCCAAAAACTAGATTAACAGAAACATACGTAGAAGCTCG TAATTCTAAAATTGACGAAGTTCAAAAATTACATTACCTAAAGACGCACATATCAGGGGAGGCAGAGCAGTTGCTAAGACACATACCTGTAACATCACAAAATTACCAAATGTGTTGGGACCAATTAGATAGGAGGTACAACAATAAAAGATACTTGGCAGATGGTATACTGAAAAGGTTCATGAGCCAAAGAAATGTAACAACTGAGTCTGCATCATCATTAAAGGAGCTTTTAGATACAAGTAATGAATGTTTGTGTGCTTTAGATAATTTAGGTATTAATACAGAGCATTGGaatgttattgtaatttatattctttgttTAAAGTTAGACACTGAATCTAGAAAACTATGGGAGGTTAGATTAAGTGATTCATCGGAGGACATTCCtacgtttaaaaattttaaggaATTCCTAGAACAAAGATTTCGCTCTTTGGAGTTCTTGGAGAATAAAAATTCTAAAGGCTCAAGGAGTCATACTGTCAAAAATTTGCATGTagtgaataataaaattcaatctTGTGGTTTTTGTCAAGATAATCATAAATTGGCTAATTGTAAAAAATTTGCACAAGAATCTGTTGAGTCACGGCGTGAATTTGTTAAAAATCAACGTTTATGTTTTGGATGCCTCCATAGTAACCACTCTGTTTTCGCTTGCCGTCTGCCTATTAAGTGTAAAATTTGTAATAAGCGACATCATTCATTGCTGCATCCTACGGGTGCAGAGACACGAGAAGGTCATTTGAAATCACAAGCACTGGCACAAAGTAGTAGTACCGTAGAACCAAAGGAAGTTAAGTTGAGCAATATTGTAACTTGTTTCTCAaatattcattgtcaagtgttaTTGGCAACGGCCTTAGTTAAGGTCCAGGTGAGAAACAATTATAGTATTATTGTAAGAGCATTATTAGATCAAGGATCTCAAGCATCCTTTATCACAGAGGCAACCGTGCAGCTTCTGaagttgaataaaatatatactgaaAGTAATGTGATAGGACTCGGTGGTGATCAGCAAGGGTCAGTAGTATCTAAGGCTGTAGTTTTATTGAAGTTACAATCACTCCAAGATCCTTCATATAACATAACTGTTAAGGCACATGTATTAAAAAGACTAACTTCTTTCCTTCCTGAAAAACAGGTGGTATTGCAAGCATGGGAAGAGTTGTCAAAGTTAAAACTAGCGGATCCATTATTTCATACACCTAATAAGATTGATATTTTGTTAGGTGCGGATGTCTATGGACAAGTGTTAATCAATGGAATATTAAAGGGTCCGCCAGGCTATCCAATGGCCCAAAATACAACATTGGGGTGGATAGTCTCCGGCCAGGTTGGGAACAGCAATATAAGCAGTTCACAGACATGTTGCACTTCAATTATCAGTATGCACACTGAAATATCTGAAAGGGATTTATTGCAGAAGTTTTGGGAAATAGAAGCTGAaccaaaagaaaacaaaaaaaggttGTTAActgaagaagaaataaaatgtgaagaaatgtttaaaaatacaactAAAAGAGATGAAAATGGAAGATACATTGTGAAGTTACCCTTTAAGTCCAGCAACCCACCATGCAAGTATGGTAACAGTAaagaaattgctttaaaaagATTTGACATGCTGGAAAAAAgattgtcaaaaaataaaaaattgcaaaaggaGTATAGCAATGTAATACAAGATTATCTAGATTTAGGTCATCTAGAAGTTGTACCTAATAATGAAGAGGATGAACCTGAAGCAGTTTATCTTCCACACCACTGTGTGATTCGGGAAGAGAAGGATACAACTAAAGTACGGGTTGTCTATGACGCCTCATGTAGGGATAAAAATGGGGAATCATTAAACAGCAATTTGATGATTGGACCTACCCTGCAAGATGACTTGCGTACCTTGATCATGCGCTGGCGTGGTAACCCAATATGCCTTGTTGCCGACATAGAGAAAATGTATAGGCAAGTAAAAGTGAGCAAGGAAGATGTAAATTTCCAACGTATTTGGTGGAGAGATATAACCAATCCAGAATctgtaataaaaagttatagatTACTCACGGTCACCTTTGGAACTGCGTCAGCTCCATATTTAGCTGTTAGAACACTGCAGCAACTTGCACGTGATGAAGGAAGCAATTTCCCAGCAGCATCTGAAATAATCTTACAAGATTTTTATATGGATGATTTGCTGAGTGGCTGCCAAAATATTGAAGAAGGAAAACAACTTCaccaagaaataaaagaaattttaaggAAGGGAGGCTTCATATTAAAAAAGTGGTCCAGCAATAATGATGAGTTGCTAAAGGGAATGCGAGAAAAAGGAATCGAGGAACTGGAAATTAAAACTGacagtatatttaaaattttgggaCTTACCTGGGACCGAATCTCAGATAGTTTCCAATATAGTGTGCAGCTTCCTGAATCTTCTGGACCTGTAACAAAAAGAAAGGTTATATCAGAAATTTCAAGACTCTTCGACCCACTCGGTTGGTTAGCCCCATCAATAATCATTGCAAAAATACTTATTCAGAAAATATGGCTAAGTGGTATCGAGTGGGACCAAGAGCTCACACCTTGTCTATTAAAAGAATGGAATAGTTATAGAAACGAACTTACtgaatttatgaaatttataattCCAAGATGGATACATACCAGTAAGGGTGACACATGTGTGCAGTTGCATGGTTTTAGTGACGCTTCCAACAAAGCATATTCAGCTGTAATATATGTTCGAGTTATTGATGAACATAAAAATGTGCATGTTGCTTTAGTAACCTCTAAAACTAAAGTTGCTCCAATAAAGCAAGTGTCAATTCCCAGACTAGAGCTCTGTGGAGCCGTTCTCTTGGCTAAACTGTTGAAGGAGGTATCAGAGGTTTTAAATACACCAAGGGAAAATATAAAGGCATGGACTGACTCAACGGTAGTACTTGCCTGGTTGAGCAGTCATCCTGGAAGGTGGAAAACATTTATAGCAAATCGAGTGTCAGAAATTATTACTCATTTTGATAGATCCTGTTGGGGACATGTACAATCGAAAGATAATCCAGCAGATTGTGCATCTCGAGGAGTTAAACCCTCTGAATTAAAGGATCTAAGATTGTGGAAAGAAGGACCTATGTGGTTACAAAATAAAGAGATTCTGTTGGATAACAATAAGTCCTATGAAACAACCATTGAAGAAAAGGCAAAACCGGTTCATCATGCAGTTGTTAGAGATCATGAGAATATGTTGTTGAGATTTGGAACACTAAGAAGACTTGTAAGAGTAATTGCCTTATGTAGGAGATGGCTACCTCAAAAACAAATCCAAAAAACCAAATGGTTGAGAGCAGAAGAAATAAATGAGGCACTCTTAATCTGCATTCGACAGATGCAAGTTCAATATTTTGGAAAGGAGatagaagatttaaaaaaggaaggcaaaattaatagaaaaagtAAACTTACCTCTCTTACTCCGTATCTGGACAATTCAGGAATCTTGAAAGTTGGGGGTCGATTGGAAAATGCTGAAATAGAGGAATACCAAAAGCATCCAATAATATTTCCTGCTAAAGCACATCTTACTGATCTTATAATTGCAGATGCACATGATAAAACGCTGCATGGAGGTATGCAAGTAATGGTAAACTACTTAAGATTAAAATACTGGATCCTGGATGTAAAAAATCGGGTGAAGTTTTATATAAGAAAATGTGTTCAGTGTGTACGATATGCAGCTCAAAAACGAGAACAACTCATGGGGCAATTGCCCAAGGCCAGAGTAACAGTAAATAGACCCTTCTATGAAAGTGGTTTGGATTATGCAGGGCCTGTATACCTCAGAACATCTAAGGGTAGAGGTCATAAATCATATAAGGGgtacatttgtttgtttatttgtatggcAACCCGAGCAATTCATTTGGAAGCAGTAACCGATTTGACCAGTCAAGGATTTTTGGCAGCTTATAAGCGTTTTGTGGGACGCCGTGGAATTTGTAAAACCTTGTACAGTGATAATGCCTCAAATTTTGTTGGTGCTTCCAAAGAGTTGAAGAATTTGTTAGCAGAAGAAAAATCAACTGTGGCAATTGAAATTGCAGATTGGTTATCAACCAATGGAACAAGTTGGCAGTTTATTCCACCCCATGCACCCAATTTTGGAGGATTGTGGGAAGCCGGCATTAAATCTACAAAAAATCACTTGAAACGAACAATTGGGAATGCTACACTTACCTATGAAGAGATGGTAACAGTCCTGGCACAGGTAGAAGCATGTCTAAATTCAAGACCTATATCTCAGTTAAGCGATGACCCAAAAAACCCCTTTCCACTTACCCCAGGTCATTTTTTGATAGGAGAACCTTTAATCCTTGCTCCTGAcactaattatgaaaattctaacGTCACTAGCCTTAAACGGTGGCAATTTACTCAGCGTTTGGTACAGCATTTTTGGCGTAGATGGTCACAAGAATATCTCACTCAATTTATGCATCGATACAAATGGTCAAAGGTCACACCTGAACCAAATATAGGTGATGTAGTGCTTGTGATGGAAAATGATCTTCCACCATCTAGATGGTTGTATGGTAGAATCTTGGAGAAGCATCCGGGACAAGACAACTTGACCCGTGTAGTGACTCTTAAGTGCAAGGATTCTGTATTTAAAAGACCCGTGTCAAAACTTTGTATTTTGCCAGTCACagtttaa